The following coding sequences are from one Strigops habroptila isolate Jane unplaced genomic scaffold, bStrHab1.2.pri NW_022045633.1_ctg1, whole genome shotgun sequence window:
- the LOC115603368 gene encoding cytochrome c oxidase subunit 6B1, translating to MEVGGVASLPAVPCVSAASRWFRRESDFERRRAMAEDIQAKLKRYKTAPFDSRFPNQNQTKNCWQNYLDFHRCQKAMAAKGADASPCQWYYRVYKSLCPTSWVTTWDEYREEGIFPGKI from the exons ATGGAGGTGGGGGGCGTCGCGTCACTTCCGGCGGTGCCCTGCGTTTCCGCTGCGTCTCGGTGGTTCCGGCGTGAAAGTGACTTTGAGCGGAGACGG GCCATGGCTGAGGACATCCAGGCCAAGCTGAAGCGCTACAAGACGGCTCCATTCGACAGCCGCTTCCCCAACCAGAACCAGACCAAGAACTGTTGGCAGAACTACCTGG ACTTCCATCGGTGCCAGAAGGCCATGGCAGCCAAAGGGGCGGACGCCAGTCCCTGCCAGTGGTACTATAGGGTCTACAAGTCCCTGTGTCCTACTTCTTGG GTGACAACGTGGGACGAGTATCGCGAAGAAGGGATCTTCCCGGGCAAGATCTGA
- the FBL gene encoding rRNA 2'-O-methyltransferase fibrillarin, with the protein MRPGFSPRGGGRGGFRGGRGGGFQPRGGARGGGAGPRGRGRGGGRGVARGGARGGARGGGFRGGKKVTVEPHRHPGVFICRGREDALVTRNLVPGESVYGEKRISVEDGDTKVEYRAWNPFRSKLAAAILGGIDQIHIQPGAKVLYLGAASGTTVSHVSDIVGPEGLVYAVEFSHRSGRDLINVAKKRTNVIPVIEDARHPHKYRMLIGMVDVIFADVAQPDQTRIVALNAQHFLRRGGHFLISIKANCIDSTAAPEAVFAGEVRRMTAERMKPQEQLTLEPYERDHAVVVGVYRPPPKEK; encoded by the exons ATGAGGCCAG GGTTCAGCCCCCGAGGGGGGGGACGCGGCGGCTTCCGGGGGGGCCGAG GAGGCGGGTTCCAGCCCCGGGGCGGGGCCCGAGGGGGCGGGGCCGGCCCGAGGGGGCGGGGCCGAGGCGGTGGAAGGGGCGTGGCCAGAGGCGGCGCGAGGGGCGGGGCCAGAGGCGGCGGCTTCCGGGGGGGCAAGAAAGTGACGGTGGAGCCGCATCGGCACCCGG gGGTGTTCATCTGCCGGGGCCGCGAGGACGCTCTGGTCACCCGCAACCTGGTGCCAGGAGAGTCGGTCTATGGGGAGAAGCGGATCTCAGTGGAG GATGGTGACACCAAGGTGGAATACCGCGCCTGGAACCCGTTCCGCTCCAAGCTGGCAGCAGCTATTTTGGGGGGCATCGACCAGATCCACATCCAACCTGGAGCCAAAGTCCTCTACTTGGGGGCAGCCTCGGGGACAACCGTGTCCCATGTCTCCGACATCGTGGGGCCG GAGGGGCTGGTTTACGCTGTGGAGTTCTCCCATCGCTCCGGTCGGGATCTCATCAACGTGGCCAAGAAACGCACCAACGTCATCCCGGTCATCGAGGACGCGCGGCACCCCCACAAGTACCGCATGCTCATTG GGATGGTGGACGTCATCTTCGCGGACGTGGCGCAGCCGGACCAGACGCGCATCGTGGCGCTGAACGCGCAGCACTTCCTGCGCCGCGGCGGCCACTTCCTCATCTCCATCAAG GCGAACTGCATCGACTCGACGGCGGCGCCCGAGGCCGTGTTCGCGGGGGAGGTCCGGCGCATGACGGCCGAGAGGATGAAGCCGCAGGAGCAGCTCACGCTGGAGCCCTACGAGAGGGACCACGCCGTGGTGGTGGGGGTCTACAG gcCCCCCCCGAAGGAGAAGTGA
- the LOC115603373 gene encoding kallikrein-8-like yields the protein MKILLLMLLALEATASRNVLWVIEGTSCDLPWQAALFKGDRFICGGTLVDRNWVLTAAHCHVPGFINVRLGGRRHKDSGGTEQRRHSAMVFKYPWYNETNKDGDLMLIKFHLPIHINKQVKPLPLASHCPVPGKTCQISGWGSTTSPEVTFPEDLHCTKVTIISEDQCRRIYPDSITPNMVCAGESRSRADSCQGDSGGPLMCDGRLQGIVSWGPGVCGDPKKPGVYVNLCKYTRWLQETMRRN from the exons ATGAAGATCCTGCTCCTGATGCTCCTGGCACTGGAAGCCACAG CCTCAAGAAACGTCCTATGGGTGATCGAGGGGACCTCCTGTGACCTGCCCTGGCAAGCTGCCCTCTTCAAAGGAGACAGGTTCATCTGTGGTGGGACGCTGGTGGACAGGAACTGGGTGCTGACGGCCGCCCATTGCCACGTCCCGGG CTTCATCAACGTGCGGTTGGGTGGCCGGAGGCACAAGGACTCCGGTGGCACCGAGCAGAGGAGACATTCAGCCATGGTCTTCAAGTACCCGTGGTACAACGAGACCAACAAGGACGGTGACCTGATGCTCATCAAGTTCCACCTCCCCATCCACATCAACAAGCAGGTGAAGCCCTTGCCATTGGCTTCCCATTGTCCAGTGCCTGGCAAGACCTGTCAGATCTCAGGATGGGGGTCCACCACCAGCCCTGAAG TCACCTTCCCTGAGGACCTCCATTGCACCAAGGTGACCATCATCTCAGAGGACCAATGCCGGCGCATCTACCCCGACTCCATCACCCCCAACATGGTTTGTGCTGGTGAATCCCGGAGCCGGGCCGACTCCTGCCAG GGTGACTCCGGGGGACCTCTCATGTGTGATGGGCGTCTCCAAGGCATCGTCTCTTGGGGTCCTGGTGTGTGTGGAGACCCCAAGAAACCCGGAGTCTACGTCAACCTCTGCAAGTACACACGGTGGCTTCAGGAGACCATGAGAAGGAACTGA